In Methanothermobacter tenebrarum, the sequence ACATTAGGAAGACTGGTGCAAAGGAAATTCTGAAATTAGAAGATTTTATTTTCATGGTAAAAAATGAAGTAAAGGGGATGCCTTTCAGGCCGCTTACATTACCTATGAGGGTTTCTGAAAGGATCAATTTATAGGGGGCTCAACACCCCCAAACTAGTTATAAGTTATAACTTATAAGTTATAGGGTATACTTTATAAATGATAATTTAGAAGTTATTATCATCAGAATTCTCGGAGGTTTCCCATTGGGTGAAATAATATCCATAATAAACCAAAAGGGAGGCTGTGGCAAAACAACCACAGCAGTAAATTTATCAAGTGCACTTGCAATCCTAGGCAAAAAAGTCCTAATAGTTGATATAGACCCCCAAGCAAATGCAACAACAGGTTTTGGAGTCAACAAGGCAACATTAAATTCAACAATATACTCCATTATAAGCGGAGAAGCAAAAATAGAAGACACAATCCAGGAGACAATGATCCCCGACCTTTATATTATCCCAAGCAATCTTGCCCTCAGTGGCGCGGAAGTGGAACTCACCAGCCAAATAGGCTACCATACCATACTCAAGGAAGCCATAGACCCCATAAAAAATGGTTTTGATTACATCTTCATCGACGCCCCACCATCCCTCGGAATACTAACATTAAACGCCCTTGTTGCAGGCGATAGCATCATAATACCAATACAAGCAGAATACTACGCCCTTGAGGGGATGGCTGACCTCCTTAAAACAATGAAATTAGTTGAAAACCGCCTAAAAAGTCCATGCCCAATAAAGGGCATACTATTAACACTATATGACGGAAGAACCCGACTTGGAAGAGAAGTTTACCAAGAAATTAAAAACTTTTTCTTTCCACAAGAATACATCTTCAAGACAATAATACCTAGGAACATCCGCCTGGCAGAAGCCCCAAGCCATGGAAAACCATGCATAATTTATGACAAAGACTGTAAAGGTTCTAAAGCATACCTCAAACTAGCAGAGGAACTAATCAAAATGGAGGACGAAAAATGACAAGACAGAATAAAAGTCTTGGAAGAGGTCTCGACGCTCTAATAAAAGCAAAATCGACAACCACTCCACAAGACGAACCCACAACCCCACCAACACACCCCAAGGATAAGGTCAAAGAAGTTTTAGACGAGGTTAAAAAGAACCCCCGGATAACTTTATGGTCCGCAAGGTCGGCTGCAGTTTTAAGATACCTAAAGAAGACAAAACCAGAATTCAGCATAAGCAAAGAGGCGTCCCTCCTAATCGAAGAAGCTGTAAAAAACAAATACCCACAGATATGGGATCTATTCTCAGAACTTGAATAGGTCTATTGAAACTTATCTAAGCTACTTTGATAACCATCAATGTACAAGAATTTTCCAGCACGTTTAATCCACACACCCAACCCCTTAAGCTCATCTACACTATTTATCCTGTTTTTCCTCCTCTTTGAGATTATCCTCCTTGCTGATATGGGGCCAATACCGGGTACTCGTATAAGTTCATCGTAAGTAGCAGTGTTGATATCTAAGGGGAACATGTCACTTTTAAGCGCCGCCACATACTTCGGATCCATTTCCAAGTCTAAAAACCCATCATTAAATTCAAATTCACTTAATTTAAAATTATAAGATTTTACCAACGCATCAGCTTGATATAAACGTACTGAACGTCTCGGGTCAGGTTCTGGTTTATCCTCTAATGGAGTGCCCTCCAATG encodes:
- a CDS encoding ParA family protein; this encodes MGEIISIINQKGGCGKTTTAVNLSSALAILGKKVLIVDIDPQANATTGFGVNKATLNSTIYSIISGEAKIEDTIQETMIPDLYIIPSNLALSGAEVELTSQIGYHTILKEAIDPIKNGFDYIFIDAPPSLGILTLNALVAGDSIIIPIQAEYYALEGMADLLKTMKLVENRLKSPCPIKGILLTLYDGRTRLGREVYQEIKNFFFPQEYIFKTIIPRNIRLAEAPSHGKPCIIYDKDCKGSKAYLKLAEELIKMEDEK